The DNA region CAAAGTAACAACTAAAACACTTAATTGCTTGGTATCCTTAGTGCCAAAATGTCTATTTTGAGTGTTGTGCTAAGGCATGGcaacataaaacataagaaagTGGCACATGCTTTAAATGCTTTACACACTTTttgtggaatgtgttgcaggctgaAAATGTAGAAAtggtgtatattaataaatacattttagtttaccagacaaaacataaaatgtcACTAGGCTCAGTTTGCAGTGAAATAAAAGACAAAGTAAAGGTATAAAATGTTTCTTGTGGTTATACAAAAagataatacttataatacttataaatAAAACCCAATGTGCTTTTCATGGCCATTCCTttaatctttgtttttttctctctcaggctTCTGTTGGCCACATCTGCTTTGATGCTCCTCAGCCAGAGAGTTACCTCTGTGTCGATGGATCTTCAGGAAAGAAAGGTCTGTAGACCTTTTGGAAGAACCTACCAAAGCAAGATCTGTTCTCTTATTCCTTTTCTCAGCTACACCCTCTACTTCCCTGCTCTTCTTGGAGGACCACTTTGCCCTTTTAAGAGTTACGTTGCTTTTGTGGAACAGATGGGCTGCAGAACACCTCCTTCACCTTATGCCATTGTGCTTTGGAAGATATTGCAAGTTCTGTTCCTGCTAGTCCTCAAGTATCTTCTCTCTAGTTTTCTTCAGTTAAGCATAGCCAATCTAAGCAGCTCTCAAGAGTCTCCAGGTCTGTTATGGGTCTGGATCTTCTCCCTGGTCCTCAGATTGAACTATTATACTCACTGGAAAATAAGCGAATGTGTTAACAATGCAGCTGGTCTAGGGTATTGTAAAGGCTGTCTAAATGGAGGTGAGCTCTGGAATGGACTTTCTGATGGGAATCCGTTGGAGATTGAGTCGTCAACCCGTATTTCGATGTTCGCTCGTCGTTGGAATGGCACAACTGCTGCTTGGCTTCGCAGGCTGGTGTTCCAGAGGTGCAGCAGGGCTCCACAGTTAATGACATTTAGTTTCTCAGCTTTGTGGCATGGCTTATACCCAGGTCATATTGTAGGGTTTCTAGGATGGGCTATAGCTGTGCAGGGAGACTATAAGCTCCATTCATACATTAAACCAAAGCTCACCACACCCTGGAAAAAAGGGCTATATGCATGCGTAGGTTGGGCCTACACTCAGATTGTCATTGGTTGCATTGTGCTTGCCACTGAGCTTCAGAGCTTTGTGGCTGTGAAGTTGCTTTGGACTACACGCATTGCTTTGGTTCCACTTGCAAGTGTTGTGATCCTGATTATACTATAAAATCAAACACAATAATATTCTACAACTAATACTATtacttatttatatgttttattatctATGAGTAAAAaccatgctggaaaaaaaaacagcctggccAGCTCAAGCTGGTCAAGTTGGTTAATTAGAGTTAGGTAAAAATCGACAAACATGTACTTGTTTTTCAAAGGAGAGTGATGATACAGCTAAACCCTATAAATAAATCATGAACATGCAAATGTCTTAGTACATGTTCCAACACTTCCAGCATTACTGAGTACAAGAACATGTGGATTCCAGGTTTTAACAGAAAACATAATATGAAAGCAGACAAATAAAACACTTGTAACACTATTTTTTATGAATTGAATAGTTTTAATTAGCAAGTTTAAAATCAGCCTTATTTCCGTGTGTGTCTCTGAGTAGTTTAAATACAACTGTGTTGAAGGGTTTTTACTACCTGATTACACCGTACATACAACAATACATTTGAaaaatatttcttattatttaaagTCATTACAGTAGCTCCAGACATATAAGACAATGGACCTGTTTAGCTATTGAGTCACCAAGATTGTCTATGATATTTAGTgatgtattaattattatattaaacgttatttacggtggccgagaaagcccaacgcagtgcaaattgaaaagcgctgcaaaagcacaaaacacatccatcaaaattacaacacaggcgcagcaaatagaaaaacgcgctgcaaaaagaaaaacgcgctgcaaatagaaaaacgcgctgcaaatagaaaaacgcgctgcaaatagaaccacaacacaacggaagtgagtcacaacggaattttcccgggggaccttaaaagatgctgtaccagctgtatacaaaggacaataagtggcaaacaagcttctgaaaagtaagtaatgtttattacctgtgattaccacggttgtgtgcatattattaaaagttctgcttcacaaaacgccttgtttgccacgtattgtcctttgtacacatagtgaagtccgagacgttactgaagacgcagcttagctggtacagtatcttttaaggtcccccgggaaaattccgttgtgttgtgactcacttccgttgtgttgtggttctatttgcagcgcgtttttctatttgcagcgcgtttttctttttgcagcgcgtttttctatttgctgcgcctgtgttgtaattttgatggatgtgttttgtgcttttgcagcgcttttcaatttgcactgcgttgggctttctcagccACCGTAGGTTATTGGTagtttaatcacaaaaaaaaaacatcagggtCACAGTGAACAGATAAATGAAATTCCATAGTGATGATGCTTCTTCAAGGAGTGGTGCTGTCCTCTAGTGGTCAGAGATGTAAAAAACAGTTACCAGCTCTTTATGTCTCATGCATGTACGACCCTAAATCAACTGgcatataaaatatgaaaaatgcaaataaaaatatttactacTTAAGTCCTGCACTTAAAGTGTGCCACTtattcctgtatagcttttaCCATTTTATAACGGTCTGGATGGTTCTTCACATTTCCATAATCATCCTCATGCATTTAATGACAAACTGGAGAGCCTCTGCAAATCTTTACTCTTTAATGCCTTCTGTGcatactgttttttgtttgtttgtttttttttagcaaaccatGATTATAATCACTTATTTTCAaacaaatcattattttttttttacctcattgcCAGTCCTACATTTCCACATTACACATATGGACTGTGTCACAGGAATGGATGTAATGTACAGAACTATTTAAGAGTTTGGGCAAATCTTAATTTTAGTGTCAAAActataaagaaatacaaatggaattatttagtaaacaaaaacaaatgttaaacaaaccagaatttttttatatattacatttttcacagtagcacctcttgcttagatgacagttttgcacatcttggctggattttctcagtcagctttacaaGGTAGcgtcacctggaatagctttcagttaacagctgtgctaattTTGTTAAGAGTttataacttgaatttcttgctttttaatgtgtttgagagcatctgttgtgttgtgaagaggtagagttggtcaACAGTAAAAAGgcctatttgagtaaagttctaatccatattatgacaagaactactcaactaagtaaagaagaaaatactttataaaatgaaagtcagtcaatctgattttttttcaagaaaagTATTCTCTATTGCagtggcaaagaccatcaaaaaacgtTTTTGATTAAACTGACTtttatcaggactgccccaggaaaggaagacaaagttaccagcctcagaaactgcaagttaacagcttaaccccagataagagcactaaAATGCTTGACaatgtaagaaataaaaacactgaatgaaaaggtgtgtccaaacttttgacttgtactgtaaaGTTGAGCAAATAACACGACATATATTGGGCTCATATTgtctacaattaaataaaaactgaagcaATTGTTTTCTGCACTTTCTATTCACATTTTGTATACTGTCCCAACtttctttctgatttgtggtTGTAGTTCAGATTCACCTGTGAGATTCACCTGTACTTGAAtattacagaaaaacaaacacaaaacattcttgattaatgattttttataAAGTCTAAAATGATGGGAATGCTGGTGATTACAGCATACACTGCTACTCCCTATTAGTTATTTCACAATCACAGTTCAGTGGGTGAATCATTTTCCTAAAGATGTGCCCTgatatggtatttttttttacattcaaacatTTTACAGTCATTAATGTGCTTCTTAAACACATGTAGCATTCATATCATGATGGTGATATCTTCCTTTTTGCTAGAAAAAGCAGCAGTAGCACTCCAGTCAACACTCCAGTGAAATGTACCTCAGTCACGTGTTATTTTCTGAGAGCAAGTAGGAACCTGACAGACAGTATTCTGTACAGAATGTACTGTTCAATATGCAAAACTACTTATTTATGTTCCTGttcacacacacagcaaagtgCTGGTATTTTCAGTCGCTATAAAATGTCAGTAGTTTGATCAGGGATGTTTGTTACAGCAGCGTTCTTCTTTTTATTCTCCACCAACTTGTCCACTACCACCACAAAAATGGCTGACAGTATGATGCAGAATCCAGCAAGGTAGAAAGCAGCACTGAAGTCATTGAACCTGTCTGCCACCCAGCCTAtaagacacacaaaaaaagacacaaaattgTAGTAGTCTGAAGCACTGATACCATGTTTCCCCTTCCAATACCAATACCAATTCCAGATTTTTTAGCTAACTAatataaataaagctaagctaagtaaacaaaactgtaattctaaaacgagaattggatgttaatctgcacagatttctctcctgaaaactgtgttgttttttttttgggtgcgtaaagcacttccatttatttacagtaagcttaggtgttgaatttctccagcactaaagctggaccattagcattagcggctaaccactagccagCTGAGGAACCCGGTAttccagggcgatattagctagcttcgcccaacatagcttgttttaacatggtatgttacagtccgatatactcacctctgaaagaaaAAAGGGCCGGGCGCAGATAGCatgtattgctaatgctgctccagtagtgctagccggggttagcagcaggctacaggccaataatactcatctcttaatgaggaaatagcggttagcggataatgctaatgccgctctagtctcggtgctggagaactaaactgaaactcctgtataactctgtactttagctaaatggttttactgctccttacaacctgactggtagaattcattcataaggtgcactggattataaggtacactgatgatttttgggaaagttaaaggatttAGAGTGCACCTTTTAGCACATTTTTTAGTACATGGTATGAAAAAATAGGAACTGGcacaatgcaaaaataaatgcAAGAAGGGAAGCATAATAAGAATCCCACACTGAGTCATGTTGCTAAATTCAGTCAAGCATCATCTAGGCGTGCGCAAGCACAGCATCAGTAACTGCTTCATGGTATCAATGCTCTCTAAAAAGATGTATAGTAAGTAAGTAGAactacttcattactgtacttaggtactaaaatacaaaatctgtatctactggagtataatttttttctcctacttcgaCTTTTACTTAACTACATATTTTCCATGAATTTAATTATACTTTTACTTCGATACATTGTTTATGTGCTGCCTCgttacttgttacaattataaaaatgttaggaataaatgtacagtatacaacTGGTTAAGAGCACAGAAGATGTTGGAAATTTTCTTTTCAAAATAAAGTGCATATTTGAACAAACTTACCTGCAGCAGGGAGGGCAACTAATGCCCCAGAGCTTCTAAACAGCATAAAGAGTCCAAGCGCACTGTCGAAACCCACCAGCCCCACTATGTCCACTATGCTGGTAATGTGGACGGCCACCACACTGCCAAACAGGAAGCCGTACAGTGCAGTGAACACTACAATTGCCCAGTAGCTTTGTCCTATAGGTAAGAGCAGCAACACCACACCCAGCAAAGTGGCTGCCATGGCCAGCTGCTGGAGGTTCCTCAGCAGTCGCAGGTTAGCTAACCATCCCCCTGCCAGCCTGCCCAGCAGGTCACTCAGGGAGAGCACAGAGAGGAGCGAGGCGGTCCAGTACTGCTCCACACCCAGGTGATTAGCATGCGGGACCAGAAACAGCGGAGGGATGAAAAAGCCAGCAGTGGCTAAAGTGGCGAACACAATGTAGAGCAGCAGTTCAGGCCTCCGGATTAAAGACCACTGGAAAGGGGCCTTCTTGGATGGTCCACTCTGGTCCAGTTCTTTAGAGTCCTCCATAAGCTTGCCTTGAGGAGATGCTTTTGGTGTAAGGGGTCTCATTAGAGCCCCACACACCCAAAGATTAAGCTGAAGACCTCCGATTATGAGTAGAGCTCCTTGCCATGAGTAGGCCTCAATCAGCCACTGGAAGAAAGGACTGAACGCCATGGAAAAGACACATTCCCCAGAGCTGGAGATGGAAAAGGCCACTGGACGCCAGCGTTTAAAGTAGTGGCTGACCATGCTGTTGGTGGGCATCCAGCAGAAGGAGACTCCGAGTCCTGAAGATcaggaaaaaacaataaacatcAGACCAAAGAGTGAACAGATATCATATATAGATTTTAATATTCATAGTGTTTTCtgaaatcaaatgtattaaaaaaagagttctGTCCTCTTACTCATCCCAAATTTAAAGCCAATGAAAGTTTTCTGTGTAATTTTCACTCACATATGACATAGCACTGCAGAGATACATATATGATTTGAATgctcaaaaaaaatcaaatacaatAAATCAAACTGCTGAGACAATAAAATTGTACTTTTTTTGGTATGTCTGTTTGGATATTAAAAAGATTAAATGTTCAATAACTATATTTTAAATTTTgtgaatctttaaaaaaaagacattcaaTATTCAAGCTTCATTTTGTTGATTTAGGTAAAGAAAATTCTCATTTGAGGAAGAATAAGGGAGATTAgggaggaaaggaaaggaaaggaaaggaagaaaaaaggggaCAAAAAGATAAATACTAAATTCTGTGTTGGGTCATTTTATTTAGttaggtaatttttttttgtctattattcCTTTGCTCTTATACTGGATATTGTTCAGGCTTTTTCTCTCATTGGATTTGTCCTGTTTCTCTACCTTCTGATTTTTTTCTCACTCCCtccataaaaaataaattcttaTTTTGATGCATCTTTAGTAATTTAGTCAGATAAGCATTAAGACTACATTAGCACCAAAATATAGTGTATAATTAGGCGATAAATGTGTCCAGACAGATGAACTGGCTAATTCCTTTTAagcttcttctctttttttatgtCGCCTTGGCCGAAGCCTTGAGAAGCCTTGTGATCTGTAAATCTTCCTTACGTTTTTAATTAGCATTCCTTTAACTCTTAAACCTTTTTAATATTTGGTGGTGTTCTCTGGATTTTTTGAGTTTTTGGGTTCTTATCTATTACAAACACAGTTCTTTTAGGAACCAATAGCAGTTCTTTTATAGTTGCTTTTCTAATGCATAGTACCTACACTACTTAACCAGACTCTAATCATCATCACGGCAATGACTCTAAATTTGGTACCTTTTTAGTACCTGCTTACTTATGGTTTCAACCGAGCTGAGTAGGGATTGATTTTTGACGCAAACCCTGCAAAGTGCTGATTGGCCAGAGAGAATAGTCACGAAGCAAGAATCTGGAAAATGGTCCCTTCAACAGTCTTCATTTGTAATTCTTGTATGCCATTGCTCAAAGAACCACATAAAAAACTACTGGAATGTAGAACACGATTATGACCATGTTCACGGCAAGATTTAATGTAGTGTGACAAGTGACAAGGCTGACTATAGTGCAGGAATAtcttgtaaaataaaacatttctcaaGCAACTACCTTGCAGAACTCCTATAGACAGGTACATCCATGGTAGACTCAGACCAAACGAGGCGATGATCATCCCTGAGGCCGCCAGCGCTGCACCAATCATAATGACTCCACGCTGAGTGAGGTAGACACTGAGAGCTCCAGCAACTGGAGCTGCAGGCAAAGCAAAAAAATACCACATTCTGTTTTATACATCTGTAGTGAAGAAACCAAGATGCAATTTATTTGCTTGAGATCACATATATCACAGGGTTTAATTGGACGCCATCCTGTCTTTACATTTATTTGGCTCGCAATTATTATTTCGCAATTTGTGCTCTCTGCtcttggtatacagtgaatagtcctatttgagtaatgttccaatacatattatggcagtaactgctcaactaagtaaagaaacaaaaaacttaaagaaataaaggtcagcctaactttgaaagtatcaagtgcagaccatcaaaaacattgtgatgaaactggctctcatcaggactgccccaggaaaggaaaaccaAGAGTTACCAGTTTtcagttaatcagagttaccagccccagaaaccacaagttaacacctaaatgtattttggtatggtacacacttttttttagtttctacatgattccttatgtgttccttcatagtattaatttataatgtcagaaaaaaaacattgaatgagaaggtgtgtccaaacctttgactggtactgtaccttATTGTGTTTCATTGCATGTCCTTTTCCTTTTAAGAACATTAAACTATGAAAGAACAGCATTAGACTAAGACAATTGCAGTATTAGACCAAGACTGCAGAGCATAAGACCAAAAATATGTAACACTACAATTAAGAATGTATAGCTTTAAACCACAAAATGTTAAGCATTAAACCAATAATATACAGCATTGGACTAAGAAATGTATAGCattaaagaaaatgtaaagaaaagtaTAACAGTACACTAAGAATGTATAGCCTTTACCTACAAATGCCTAGCGAGCCTTATATAGAGCTGATTCAGACAGTGACATGCTTACTATTAAGATTATTTGGGGGAAAAGATTCTTTACAACTGTATGTACATGTCTCTTCTCAGTAGAAGGAAGTAATTGAGTAAAGATGATTTTGCAATGTCTCTGACATCAGCCATTGTGTtcataactgttttttttgtcgCAATATCTTTGATTGATGTAACTTCCTAATGTGGTAAATGCCTCAGGCATCTAGTTCCCATCAATAGCACTGTGCGTGGACAGGTTTTCTGATATCCAGCACCAAAGCACTCTATatgactaaggcccaatcccatttctcttttgtacccctaccccttgtttttgagtgcagCTTTTccctttggaacagagttacaaccATTCAAGAACCCGATCCAGATATATAGCAGTAGAATGCTAAAGTTTAAAAAACTAGCTGCCGGTTAATTCATTAACTTTAGGGCAGCGTATGAATATGAGCATatagaaagggggcaggtgatgtagaaaataattattattgtctataccttaattcctctgtgatggggagcttgaattagcttttattttgtatCATTTTTCCATTTCAACTTAAATAACGTAGcttctgccgtctgttgcaccatttaaggtggaacagaaaagttagctagctaactactgagaAAAACTACTAGCTAACTATTTTTTAAGGCTTGTTATGAAAAAAGTgaccataaaacatttaaactacacattaaacaatgatgatatagtggttattgtaatttttaacaagacaatttatttgccagtgattctcatatcccTCTGTTTGCAGAGTGCCTCTGAAAAATCCTTAACCCTTCCCCAGGGCCTGCACAGTGGtacagttataaaataaaaagtcataAAATAATGACCTCCTTGTTTTTGAAACTTTCACGATCTATAATTACACttccactctgttcttcaattgtcaggaccccacagatCCACCACAGAGGAGGAATTATTTGGTTGGTGgatcattcttagcactgcatgTTTGTGGTGGGTGTTGcactggtacaagtggatcagatgcagcagtgctgctgaatttTTAAAACACCCCAGTGTGaatgctggactgagaatagaccaccaaccagaaatattcaGTCAACAGgattctgtgggcagtgtcctttgACCACTGGTGACGTCTCAAGACGTCTCAAGTCTCCCAGAAGTTGCGggagagtctgtgagtcagccaatcagtttttattgtggggtgggcagtgtttttttccctctcctaGACGGGATGTGTTCACTGAgtaagagaaggagcatcatggctcccatcaaaactcatttcacctctgactactgtaaagtatatccatgactggtaaaagtaaaaaaaactatgaaagttTTGCCCACTGTACGTTTATAATAATGATTTAAGCATTGCCCACAgaggactaaatgattgcaaaaagcATGTTAAGGTgagttaataataatatataatatattatttaatattaaatatattattattctatataatatatataattgatatatatatatataatttctttttttgagGGGGGGGGTCCATGCTGCTATAGATGTCTGCTATAGAATGACCAACACAACGCaggagtgtctaataaagtgCACAATGAGTggctacagtgtttaaaaactccagcagcactgccgtgtcctgaccattgaagaacagggtgaaaggaggataataataaagtatgcaaaaaaacagatacaggaacACAGTTTGAAATTATAGAACAacaatgtgcaaaaaaacaagGAATTGGTCAAAAtaatctgtgtgtaaaacatttaattgtgcagaaatatatcttttttaataatataacctCCTTACCACCTAAGGACACTCAGTGTTTACAAGAAACAGAGGGCAGTAAATCTTTCACCGCTGAACAATCATCTGATGTGACCTGTGTCCCAGtcaacttaaaatcctttaataagTGAACGCTCTGACGCTTCTCGCAGCTAAAAATAAAAGCATCACATGCATGATACAATAGTGGACTAAAAATAAATAGCTGTCCTGGGCGGTCCTGGGCCTCCTTACCTCCTAGATGAAATGTAGCAATGCCGGTGGAGGTGACCCATGACACAGTGCTGGTGGGAACACTGTAGTAGTTTTGGATATGGAGGAAGAACAGGCCGAAGTTCCTCAGGACGGATGTGGTGAGGCCCATGGTGAAGAAGGCCGAAGTGACCACCACCCAGCCATACCCTCCGTCTGGTGGATCGATGTTGAGGTCCACCATGCTGTCAGTCAAGGTCTAGCCCTTTAGTCTGCAATGTATAATCACAAGTCAATGGAACAGTGTATAATGATATATCTTTACCATTATCATTACTTGGTATTTATATAAGCATAAAtcatcttatttatatatttgctctTTAGTAAAAGGTACAAAAGGTTCTCAAACTGTTGCTCAATCAACACATCCtgcttaataaatttaaaaaaaatattgctcaACATAATCATTCAAAGGTGGCCCAAAAATTGTGAAAGATGAGTATTTTTTTCTAGAAAGAAAGACAGGTCCAATTACTCACCAGCCAAACACTCATCCTGGCCACTGCAGAAATGTCTTCAATACCTAACACAGGGGAACACAGCATCTAAACTCTTTCAAACTAATTCAAGAAGGAACTAATACAGTAACTATCATTGACTAAACCACCAACAGATCACAAACAGGCATATTTATACGTACATTTAAGGCGTTTGGCTAAACCTCCCATAGAGAATGACTTGAATTAGAATCATGTTACACAGGCAGGTGAATCTTGGTGAGTTGAAGTCTTGCCCAATAACTCTTGTTGGCGTAATGTGTTTTCCTTTCCCTCCAGGGACTCAAATCCTGGTCTGCAGCACAAAAGGCATTGTTGTTACTCACAACACCATCTGCCTTACAATATGAAACACCCACTTATGTACCAATCATCTACAAACGTGGTTCACAATGGGAACAAAAAGTGTGTCATTCTGCTTCAATGGATCACAATTATTCATTTGTTATTAACCCTAATACAGAAACCATTGTGATTTTTTCAGATTTCTTCACTCATTAACAAACAAACACCaacaccaaaaatatttttttttaaataaaattaagcatGTTATGTAAATGTTATGATAATAAATCTATGTAATAAGAGTAAAAGCAAAAAGGTGTGTCAAAAGTCTCAGGACAAAAAGTAAAATATCTGAATACCCCAGTAAATAATGGCTGACtattgtctaggttcatttcagtcagtggcacacctgtaacAACACGCTATTTTATACCTGAAAACTCACATTCATCAGTATAGTATTTATTTCTTAActttaacagtattttaacaATGGGGCCCAATAAGCTCTTTGAACTTGAAATTGAAAATATGCAGGCTTCTCAGATCATGACTACAGGCAGGATTAAAGCACTCTAGGCTTTCATACTTAGACCTTACCTTAATGGAAACCCAAGCAGAACCTGGTTGCTTTACTGAAAATAAAAGATTTTTGTTCACAAAACTACTGCAGTTAAAAGTGACTGTGGCACACTGTCAGATGACCTTGATTGGGGGAAATCTGTCTAAACAATTATTTGGTATCTCTTAGTCCAATGACATATCCCCTCTCAAAGTCTATAAACTGGGCAAAATCAATAAGTCTTTGAGTGCATCGAAAAGGCATGTTTAGCAgttcaatgatctctcaccaggagtaCCCACAGCTGTAATAATTTACAAATCTGCCAGAGACATACAGTATCTGTGCATTTTGATGAGTGTACAGTACTTTGGGGGTCATGAAGGCAAATGTAGGATTAAGTTAAGCTTAAGAAACTGTACCCTGTGGTAGTGGTGGTGTGGTTTGGTTGATGTTTGTCTAACTGTCTAACAAGTGCTACTTAAAAACCCCAGTCTGTTGACATCAGTGCACTGAGCATATCCTCCTCCCTCATTTTAGCCTGTTTGGTGCTTTGGTTTGTATTAACAACAAGTGCTTAGAAGTAGGTCAGTGTGCACCTCTTGCTCTTGTCCACACTCACATTAAGCACATGCTAGACTCTTTTTCTGAGGTGTTCaaacaaattaagaaaaaaaacacaaggaaTACCACGAGTCGCATTCAGTTTCTATCTGACCCACACCGTGCACTCTATTCCTGACCACAAGCTACTTACTACAAAGGCCACTCACTGAACCTGACACCTGTATGTACGCAGAGACACAACAGCAGATCCTCGAAATAGAGAGAACACTGTTCCCATATCTCACGTGCTCTCAGTGTACTGAAAACTGAACTGGAAAGCACACTATAAACAAGGTCATACTGGCAGAACTGAAGGTACATAATTCATTTCtcttaacaaacacacacaaaatatattaaacataagTTAACAGATTGTCCTACCTTGAAAGGTCTGAGCTCCACGCTGCCATGTGTGACTGTCCCACTGACTTTCCCACTGCGTGTTTTAAAGGCCGGTCTCT from Astyanax mexicanus isolate ESR-SI-001 chromosome 22, AstMex3_surface, whole genome shotgun sequence includes:
- the mboat4 gene encoding ghrelin O-acyltransferase — its product is MFGGAILAVLTMGPYSILLFITATMFVFLVHFVEPVDVHHWIFGLQMCWQTFWHFYMQYQQYWLQETADSRLLLATSALMLLSQRVTSVSMDLQERKVCRPFGRTYQSKICSLIPFLSYTLYFPALLGGPLCPFKSYVAFVEQMGCRTPPSPYAIVLWKILQVLFLLVLKYLLSSFLQLSIANLSSSQESPGLLWVWIFSLVLRLNYYTHWKISECVNNAAGLGYCKGCLNGGELWNGLSDGNPLEIESSTRISMFARRWNGTTAAWLRRLVFQRCSRAPQLMTFSFSALWHGLYPGHIVGFLGWAIAVQGDYKLHSYIKPKLTTPWKKGLYACVGWAYTQIVIGCIVLATELQSFVAVKLLWTTRIALVPLASVVILIIL
- the zgc:114041 gene encoding monocarboxylate transporter 13, which gives rise to MVDLNIDPPDGGYGWVVVTSAFFTMGLTTSVLRNFGLFFLHIQNYYSVPTSTVSWVTSTGIATFHLGAPVAGALSVYLTQRGVIMIGAALAASGMIIASFGLSLPWMYLSIGVLQGLGVSFCWMPTNSMVSHYFKRWRPVAFSISSSGECVFSMAFSPFFQWLIEAYSWQGALLIIGGLQLNLWVCGALMRPLTPKASPQGKLMEDSKELDQSGPSKKAPFQWSLIRRPELLLYIVFATLATAGFFIPPLFLVPHANHLGVEQYWTASLLSVLSLSDLLGRLAGGWLANLRLLRNLQQLAMAATLLGVVLLLLPIGQSYWAIVVFTALYGFLFGSVVAVHITSIVDIVGLVGFDSALGLFMLFRSSGALVALPAAGWVADRFNDFSAAFYLAGFCIILSAIFVVVVDKLVENKKKNAAVTNIPDQTTDIL